CTTCCTACCAtgtgccctgcccaccccacctccccctgcagGCTCCTTGAGCACTCGGATGAGCAGCCCACCTTCCTCCTGGAGTGTGACACGTCAGTGCTGGACGCGCTGCAGAGGCATCTGGTGCTGCACAGGATCCGGCGGAGGGTCACGGTGGAGCCATGCCCTGAGCTGCGCGTGTGGGCTGTGCTGCCCTGTGCCTCTGAGGACGCCAGCAGGGCTGCACCACTGCAGGAGAAGGCCGAGGGCACCGCCATCCTCACCCGTGATCCCCGGACAGCCCGCATGGGCTGGCGGCTCCTCTCCCAGGATGAGGGCTCAGCCCTGGTGCCCGGGGCCCGGCTTGGGGACCTCCAGGATTATCACCGGTACCGGTACCAGCAAGGTATGGACATGGGACTGGGCCTGGGGAAGGGTGAGGGAGAAGTGCTGGATGGTGGGGCGGGATTAGGGTGGgattggagggggaggaggggtgtgaCACAGGGCCCTGGGGAAGCTGTGTGCTGGGCCCAGGCTCTGGGAGGAGCCAGGGGGGGAGCAGGGGTCTGGGATAAGACCAGACCTAGGTGCTGACCTGGGACCAGGATGGGGAGCTGCAGCAGGGACCTGGAGAATGGGAGGGACCCGGAGGATTGTGGGGGGCAGATGGTGGGGCTCCTACAGGCCAGCACTGCCAGCCTCCCTGGGTTGAGCTGCCAGCTCTCTGTAGGTCACCTCAGAGTCCAGGATTCACcaagcctctcccctcccacccctatAGGTGTTCCCGAGGGGATCCACGACCTGCCCCCAGGAGTGGCTCTGCCCCTGGAGTCCAACCTGGCCTTCATGAACGGCATCAGCTTCACCAAGGGCTGCTACATTGGCCAGGAGCTGACGGCCCGCACCCACCACATGGGTGTCATCCGAAAGCGCCTCTTCCCAGTACAGCTCTCAGGCCCTCTCCCAGTGGGCGGTGTCGCCCCCGGCACCTCCGTGCTCACCGAGTCAGGTCAGGCAGCCGGCAAGTACCGGGCAGGCCAGGGGGACGTGGGGCTGGCTCTGCTGCGGGCAGAGAAAGTCAAGGGCCCTCTCCACATCAGAACCTCTGAGAGCGGTCTAGTGGCCCTGGCTGCATCTGTGCCAGACTGGTGGCCCACAGCTACCAAGTAGCCCTGGATGTCCCTGCACTCCTGCACAGGGCCTCTGTCCATCTGCTGCACCCTATAGGCCGTCCCCCGCTCCCAGGGTGGCCCAGTTGAATGAACACCAGCTTGGAGGCTCCCCAAGTGTACGTgggcctcccagggctgcaggtATTGGGGGGCATGCTGCTGTAGCCCAGGTGTTCCCAGCCTACCATGCTTCCTCTGGAGGGTCCTATGCTCAGGGTGGGCCGTCCTCTTCTGGCGGCTCTGTGGCTAGAGCAGCAGGAGCCTCTTGGGAACTGGGGGCAGGTAGAGGTGAGCCCTGCACCTGCCTCTGTGCTATGCTGAGCCCCAGCTTCCACTAGACCTTGGATGAGGCTCCAAACCATATAGGCCTGGAGGTCATTCATCCATCAGCCAGGGATGCTCCAGGATGTGTCTGAGCCACCTGCATCCCTCTTGAGTCTGCTCGggctggcctggggaggaggcttCTCAGCATCTGGGGTGGCTGAAGGGACAAGTGGGCTCTGGGAATTGTCTTACCATGTTGGCTTGGGGGCAGGTCTCAGGGTGAAAATCTTGGGGGCCAGGTGGAGTGGTGGTGTCTGTGAGTCGAGGTGTATACACTGCTCACACCCACCAGGGATCTCCCAAGTGTATCCCTGTGCTCAGGGGCAACCAGCTGGGGGAGCCCCAGTACCATTTCTTGCCAGGGTGCCCCATCTGCACAGCTTCGGCCCCACAGTGGTGTCAGCAGCCCTGCCTGACCCCTCCGTGCCCTGCAGACCTCAggagcttggggtgggggaggctgcccTGGGACAGCAGGGCCCAGCGTGCAGAGAGGAGCTTCAGCTTGGTTTACTCGCTGCTGCTTTCTGATACAGGCATGTCTTCACAGTGAGGGGATGACTGACTGACTTACCCCTCTTTAAACCACTGATTTCCATTTTCCCGCTGCAATGTGAATCTCGTGTTTATGGGGTGTCCCACCAGATACCCCAGAGTGGCTATTAAAGTGTGACCCACAACTGGCCCACGTGGAACTCTGGTTTCATTCTGAGTGGCAGGTGCTGGGACTTGGTTTTGGGTAGACCAGATACATTGAGATGCTCTTTCTTGAACAGCTGAGCAcaccagataaaatattttagtggAGTTTCCCCGGTTTGCTGGACTGACTAGAAGGGAAGAGGTCTCAGAGGCCTGGACCAGTGATGGAGTGCCGAGTCCAGAGGAGACAGGACCTTGGTGATTCTGAGCTGTGGTCTGAGGACCCAGGG
The sequence above is a segment of the Camelus ferus isolate YT-003-E chromosome 3, BCGSAC_Cfer_1.0, whole genome shotgun sequence genome. Coding sequences within it:
- the IBA57 gene encoding putative transferase CAF17, mitochondrial isoform X2 yields the protein MGWRLLSQDEGSALVPGARLGDLQDYHRYRYQQGVPEGIHDLPPGVALPLESNLAFMNGISFTKGCYIGQELTARTHHMGVIRKRLFPVQLSGPLPVGGVAPGTSVLTESGQAAGKYRAGQGDVGLALLRAEKVKGPLHIRTSESGLVALAASVPDWWPTATK
- the IBA57 gene encoding putative transferase CAF17, mitochondrial isoform X1, giving the protein MAAAALLRGATPGRGGPAWRWRLRAVPRRRLAHGAYCQGGGPKGGAAWACFLLGERALVRVRGPDSAPFLLGLLTNELPLPGPAAGSASAPARASYAHFLNVQGRTLYDVILYGLLEHSDEQPTFLLECDTSVLDALQRHLVLHRIRRRVTVEPCPELRVWAVLPCASEDASRAAPLQEKAEGTAILTRDPRTARMGWRLLSQDEGSALVPGARLGDLQDYHRYRYQQGVPEGIHDLPPGVALPLESNLAFMNGISFTKGCYIGQELTARTHHMGVIRKRLFPVQLSGPLPVGGVAPGTSVLTESGQAAGKYRAGQGDVGLALLRAEKVKGPLHIRTSESGLVALAASVPDWWPTATK